DNA from Quercus lobata isolate SW786 chromosome 1, ValleyOak3.0 Primary Assembly, whole genome shotgun sequence:
GAGGTTCACTCTTAAATATGAGCAGGATTATGAGGCCTACAATATAtggtatttaatttaatatctCGCCTAAAAGGAAAGAATTATGATCTCCTAGGATTGGAGACTTTGGAGAGAGCTAAGAAAATTGCAAACTTAGGTATGTATCTCAAGAATGTTGTTTGTCAAGCTTAAGCTACAACACAATTACAAGTAACTTGCAGGAGAGTTAaatcccccacccccccccacccccccaccccaaaaaaaaaccactaatatatatatatagagagagagagagagagagagaggggggggggggggcaaggCTTATAGTGAGGATAATGTGAAGAAGTGGGTTGTCGTTGGCTTCTCAAGTTTTGAGTTAGTTTATAGTTTATGGTTATGGAGTTGAAATTTGGGCAAGTTTCATGCTTTAGGTGCCAAACAAATTGATGTttactttttaagaatttaaacatttaaaagtTTGAACTCTTAAGGGTCGCCAACTCTTAAGAATTAAAGTTTTTTCAAACAACTAAGAGCTTTATAGTTTAACTAATTGTCACTTAATAATGTTTCTAATGAAaacgtccaaaattcaaatttcctcTCCCCAACTATccaattttctttataaataaatttaaaaaaaaaaaaaaaaagaaaaaaaaaaaaagaaaggttttttCCTATTGTATAACCCTTTATTAAAGTCTTTTGTGGTTTTCAAGGGATCTGTGAAGTGTGAACAAATCCCacaatttaaaaagtttttccAAGTGAATAACTCCTAGCAAAGTCTTTTGTGTGGTTAACTGGTTATTCTTGGCTACTTGCCTATACTGCCAGAGGGATCTTGAAAGGAAAGGGAGAGAACTACTTCCTGTCATGGGTGTGGATGCCAGGGAAGAGCAGTCACAAGACCAAGGGTTGGAAGGGAGGTTCAGTAAGTCGCCGCCTTAGTTGATGGAGATGGAGTGATGGATTCCAATTGCAAAATGCGGTGGCTCTTTTTCCAATGTAGGCGGTGCGTATTAGAAATTTAAAGACTCTACATCGGGCAATTGGTCAGTCTCCATTCATGTGTAGTATGGTCCCTGAAATTTGAACTTGTGTCAGCTGAGTATTAACAGGAATTCAGAGTTCGATGCAGGCTTGAAAACGCTTCACAAGGAGCtaatttaagggccaagccAATTTAGCAGGCACTAAGCATTGCTGCTTCCTCGTAGTTAAGGAaccaaagaaaatttataaacaCTAAAATCATCCAAATGTTACCATCATTTATGTTGATTTTATAGGTTGCAAACGTCAACaacaaatagaaacaaaatattCAGTGCATTGGATACGAACATGTTATCCAggattaatttaatataatgaAGAACCTGTTATTGGGCttgtaaaattaataaagaCAAGTTCTGATGATTGCATCATTTATAAAGCCTCAACTAGGGCAGAAAGCTGGAAGAGTATACATAGAGAATCACATGTTTCCGTTGAACCCCAAAAAAGAGAAGCATCAAGCACTGGAAACATGATTAACAAATTAAAACGGTTCTGACTCATCCGAAAATGCACAAAATTGAAACTGATATAGAGATGATCCCAGTGCTGTCAAGTGTCAACTGCATAATTTTCTACCCTCCCCTCTTTTTTGTGGAGATGGAGAAAATAAAAGGGGAAgaggggggtgggggagggggggaatAGTAACCAGTAACAAAGGATATGTTTAGTAACCATCTAATCAAGCAATATTCCATCTAATCTAAGTCTGCATGAAATTTCACCATTCATAAGCCCTTTAAGACCAGATTTTAGCTCTTCTATTCCCTCCTCCAAAACAGCACAGACAGGAAATATAGGAACACCTGACACCTTATTTTTTAGTACTTCATAAACTTCTTCAGCCCCTTTCTCATCAGTTTTATTTGCCACTATTAAGGAAGGTCGATCAGATAAACCCTTTTGATGGTACTCAAGCTCTAAAATTAAATCTCTCAGCTGCTCCCATGGTGGCACACCCTTTCTACCATCCAATCCAGCAGCTAAGTCTACCACGTAGGCCAGAACCTTCGTACGTTCTATGTGGCGCAGGAATGCATGTCCAAGTCCACGATTCTCATGGGCACCCTTTATTAGTCCTGGAACATCAGCCACTGTAATTGATAAGTCGTCATAGTTTAGATTCCCTAAATTTGGCCTAAGAGTTGTGAAGGCGTAGTGCCCTACTGAGGGTTTAGCCCTAGATATAGCACCCAGTAGAGTACTTTTACCAGCATTAGGCATCCCCACAAGGCTCACATCAGCAATGCTCTTGAGTTCCAATACAAGAGTAGATTCAGAGCCAGGAAAACCAGTACTAAGAGAGGCCTGATCATCATTGGACACTTCAATATCAAAGTTATTATCCTTATTGACCCCAGGCTTCATAGACTTGGGCTTCTTTAGACCTTTGCCAGTAGCAATATTACCCAAACCGCCCTGCCCTCCTCGAGCAACTATAATTTGTTGACCTTGTTCTGTTAATTCTGCAACATTGTATAGCATCTGTTCTTTTTCctccatctcttctttcttcactGTCTCTTTTGTACACATTTTGGATGTATTATAGGAAGAAGAAAGTTGAGAAAGAGTATCAGTTGATGCAGCTAGAGTGTTCTGCTTCATGCCTGTTGATATCTCTGCATTTCCTTTAGTTCGAGCTGATAAGCAACCAGTAGTTGGCACTGTCCCAACTTCTGCTGCCATTTTTGGGTCACCATAGGAAGAACCCTGATCAGGTTCAGATATGTTGTCAACAAGTGTACCAGGAATCTCCCATGGATCCAACTCAGTTGAATGATGCTTTTCAACAACAGAAGGAATTTCACCCTCCATAAGATGTACCACAGTGCCAACGGGTACAAAGAGAACCTAGCAACAAAATACTTTCTCAATGAATCACTGAATTCTAGTTTAGTAATAGTCAGTATGGATATTTTTACAGGCAAACAAAATAGCTTTAGAATAATAACCTTATCTTCCCCTCTGGTTCCAATCATATTCTTTGAGGCTCCTTGTCCCCCCTTGTCTGCAGCCTGCAGGACACCATAACTATCACTCAATTTTGTCACAGCTGGACCATCAAGCTTATATTCTGTTCAGGAAGATCGGAAAGGGATAGTTACATACAACATGATGTTGCAAACCACTGAAGTCCCAAACTGTGGGGGAACATTCCAAAATCACATCACCGCCTTTTCCACCATTCCCACCTACATTAGTTCCGAAGATGGACAAAACAAGTAGATATATCATAAATTAGCAGTTCACAAAAGTAGCTACAACAACCACTGCTTAATAGTAAATTGTAcaagtaaattttt
Protein-coding regions in this window:
- the LOC115986983 gene encoding probable GTP-binding protein OBGM, mitochondrial, with the translated sequence MWMRCVKPLWQLEALRQSSKSPWLFSLFSLYSDTPHRKSKLAPLQERKMIDRFRLYAKGGDGGNGCSSLRRGRQDRRGRPDGGNGGKGGDVILECSPTVWDFSGLQHHVAADKGGQGASKNMIGTRGEDKVLFVPVGTVVHLMEGEIPSVVEKHHSTELDPWEIPGTLVDNISEPDQGSSYGDPKMAAEVGTVPTTGCLSARTKGNAEISTGMKQNTLAASTDTLSQLSSSYNTSKMCTKETVKKEEMEEKEQMLYNVAELTEQGQQIIVARGGQGGLGNIATGKGLKKPKSMKPGVNKDNNFDIEVSNDDQASLSTGFPGSESTLVLELKSIADVSLVGMPNAGKSTLLGAISRAKPSVGHYAFTTLRPNLGNLNYDDLSITVADVPGLIKGAHENRGLGHAFLRHIERTKVLAYVVDLAAGLDGRKGVPPWEQLRDLILELEYHQKGLSDRPSLIVANKTDEKGAEEVYEVLKNKVSGVPIFPVCAVLEEGIEELKSGLKGLMNGEISCRLRLDGILLD